CGCCAAGCGTGGCCACCTCATAACCATATCAAGGTGATTTATCTAATTGGCGCTCCTGCAACAGCTCACCCCCGCACTGAAGACTTGAGAGTTCCGCCCACCCACATCTCAACCAGGCCAATCCGGGTTGAATCGTTTCCGATGCCGCGAATTACACCTTCAAAAGCACGACGCAAAGCAGCACAATAATTCCCAAAACCATGTTGGTGAGGGCCATTATCTGCAACTGTTTTTGGCTTTTGAAAAATTCCACAGTGGGTTTTTGCTGCGGTTTCGGCGCCAAAGCCGTCATGCGTGGCACGATAACAAACGTAATGAACAGGCCGCCGCAAATCATCGCCAACACGAGAATGTGCTTGATCGTCAGCGTAATCCCGTAAGACGTCGACATATCGAAAAGCATGCCCGTGGGAGTTTTCTGCAAACCCGTCAGCAGCAACACAACAACGCTGGACCAGGATACAATCGCAAAGCGCTTCGCGGCCGCTTGCATCAGCGTCCCTCGGGATTCCGGGCCGAGCGCAGACAGCGAGGGCATTAACACGGCATTGATATAAATCATGCCGCCGATCCAGCTAACTGTTGCCAGCACATGCAAAAAATCAATCACAGTTTGAATGATCATGCCTATCCACCTCCTCGAACTTGTTTATTGTGAAGACTGTTGCGGCGTATCTCTGCTGGAAAAGAATGGCTTTTGTGTAATTTCGCAAATATCGGGCCGCTTAACCGAGGAAAAAACTGTCACAATATCAATAACTTAGAAATCACAAAAAGACGCGAATTTGGGCATCTTCGCAAGTTTGAGAATCATTCTCTTTTTCGCCAAAACCGTGATGTCGTGAAAGTGAATGCTGTTCATTTCATATCGCTTTATCTGTTTGATAAAGCAGCAAATAGTCGTTGTACAATTTTTCGTGGGATGAACAAGATTCATTAAATGCTTGGGCATGGTTATTGAATTAATCTCTGTAACGGATCACTTTTGTCTGCTCAAGAACGTTGCAGGAATAAACTTGCCAATGCATAAACGACTGGCTCCTAAACTGATTTTTTCATTGACGATCATCGTCGTGCTCGTCGAGGGGATTTCCGCGTATTTAAACACCAAACGCCAGGAAAAAGAA
This region of Cytophagia bacterium CHB2 genomic DNA includes:
- a CDS encoding DUF4149 domain-containing protein, coding for MIIQTVIDFLHVLATVSWIGGMIYINAVLMPSLSALGPESRGTLMQAAAKRFAIVSWSSVVVLLLTGLQKTPTGMLFDMSTSYGITLTIKHILVLAMICGGLFITFVIVPRMTALAPKPQQKPTVEFFKSQKQLQIMALTNMVLGIIVLLCVVLLKV